One Candidatus Fermentibacter sp. genomic window carries:
- a CDS encoding gamma-glutamyl-gamma-aminobutyrate hydrolase family protein (Members of this family of hydrolases with an active site Cys residue belong to MEROPS family C26.), with product MGRGAPLAGLTVDWKDVEPDCTKAWGRWRHSLNSTYARLAASAGMCPVAVLPCGRSGIASLVSSIDILIMTGGNDPDPALYGMSPEGCGRIDYERPRWEIPLYRAARAAGVPVLGICLGMQSMAIAEGSPLIRDIASAAEGRCIVGHHGTAAEPAHHRITTSGGLAGSLFGPSAAVSSFHHQAVASAPDGFSVTARADDGIIESIESDDGLAVGVQWHPERDGTGRALLSALLGRAGGW from the coding sequence TTGGGTAGGGGCGCCCCGCTGGCCGGGCTCACCGTCGACTGGAAGGACGTCGAGCCGGACTGCACGAAGGCCTGGGGCCGCTGGAGGCATTCACTCAACTCGACCTATGCCAGGCTGGCCGCCTCGGCCGGCATGTGCCCGGTCGCCGTCCTGCCGTGCGGCCGTTCCGGGATCGCCTCCCTGGTCTCCTCCATCGACATCCTGATCATGACCGGCGGGAACGATCCGGATCCCGCCCTCTACGGGATGTCCCCGGAGGGCTGCGGGAGGATAGACTACGAGAGGCCCAGATGGGAGATCCCTCTCTACCGTGCCGCCAGGGCTGCCGGCGTCCCCGTCCTTGGGATCTGCCTGGGGATGCAGAGCATGGCCATCGCGGAGGGCTCGCCCCTGATAAGGGACATCGCCTCGGCCGCGGAAGGGCGCTGCATCGTCGGGCACCACGGTACCGCGGCCGAGCCCGCGCATCACCGCATCACCACCTCGGGGGGGCTTGCAGGCTCCCTGTTCGGACCGTCCGCAGCGGTTTCGAGCTTCCACCATCAGGCCGTCGCGTCGGCGCCGGATGGTTTCAGCGTCACCGCGAGGGCTGACGACGGGATCATAGAGTCCATCGAAAGCGATGACGGCCTGGCGGTGGGCGTCCAGTGGCACCCGGAGCGCGACGGCACCGGGCGGGCCCTGCTCTCCGCACTCCTGGGAAGGGCCGGGGGCTGGTGA
- the nadA gene encoding quinolinate synthase NadA — protein sequence METFSRSGLERLKARRRAVILAHSYQPPEIQDIADLVGDSLELSRATASLDCDAVVLCGVRFMAETAAVLAPGKAVLNPAPGAGCPLADSMDAASLRRLQEEHPGDATVVYVNSSLEAKAASWACCTSANACAVVSAAPTRDVVFGPDRNLGAFVARSTGRTLWVFDGSCPPHDGADIADMERMRRAWPDARLLVHPETPPAAWDLADAVLGTGAMIEYVKGDGARRFLIGTEAGMVHRLGVLFPGREFSAVGRIGCPNMRKTSPGAVFSCLEDMEPRVRIDRSLADAARAAIGRMTAIG from the coding sequence GTGGAAACATTCTCGAGAAGCGGTCTCGAAAGGCTCAAGGCCCGGAGGCGGGCTGTCATCCTGGCACACAGCTACCAGCCGCCGGAGATCCAGGACATTGCGGACCTCGTGGGCGATTCGCTGGAGCTGAGCCGTGCGACGGCCTCCCTGGACTGCGACGCGGTAGTGCTGTGCGGGGTGCGCTTCATGGCCGAGACAGCCGCGGTGCTCGCGCCGGGGAAGGCCGTGCTGAACCCGGCCCCAGGAGCCGGATGCCCGCTCGCCGACAGCATGGACGCTGCGTCCCTCAGGCGCCTCCAGGAGGAGCATCCCGGTGACGCCACCGTCGTCTACGTCAACTCGTCGCTCGAGGCCAAGGCCGCGAGCTGGGCCTGCTGCACCTCGGCCAACGCCTGCGCCGTGGTCTCGGCCGCCCCGACCCGGGATGTGGTGTTCGGACCCGATCGCAACCTCGGCGCATTCGTCGCGCGCAGCACCGGCAGGACGCTGTGGGTGTTCGACGGGAGCTGCCCGCCCCACGACGGGGCCGACATCGCCGACATGGAGCGCATGAGGCGGGCCTGGCCCGACGCAAGGCTGCTGGTTCACCCGGAGACTCCTCCCGCGGCCTGGGACCTGGCCGACGCCGTCCTGGGCACCGGGGCCATGATCGAGTACGTGAAGGGCGATGGGGCCCGCAGGTTCCTGATCGGGACCGAGGCGGGGATGGTCCACAGGCTGGGCGTGCTGTTCCCCGGCCGGGAGTTCTCGGCCGTCGGGCGGATCGGGTGTCCGAACATGAGGAAGACGTCCCCGGGGGCGGTCTTCTCCTGCCTCGAGGACATGGAGCCCCGGGTGCGGATCGACCGTTCGCTCGCCGACGCGGCGAGGGCCGCCATCGGGAGGATGACGGCCATTGGGTAG